The Desulfuromonadaceae bacterium genome contains the following window.
TTACGACTTTCGGCTGCTGACCCCTGAGCGCGGCGGTGCGGCGGGGCTACGGCGGATCGGCATCGGTTTTCTACAAGGTCTCGGCAACTTTCGCACCGAAGCGTTCTTCACCGGCCTGCATGCCGGTTATCTGGCCAAACATTACTGGCGCAGCCTGATCAGCATCTCTTTCCCACGTATGCGCCCGGCGGAGGGGAGTTATACCCCGCCCAATCCGGTCTCCGACAAAAATCTGGTCCAGCTGATCTGTTCCATGCGCCTGCTGATGCACGATTCCGGGCTGGTCATGTCGACCCGTGAGAGCGCCGCTCTGCGCGACAACCTGCTCCCCCTCGGCATCACCCAGATGAGTGCCGGTTCGTGTACCGCTCCCGGCGGCTACAGCGACAAAGAGGCCAGCACCGAGCAGTTCGCCATCGATGATGACCGCACCCCGGCAGAAATTTCCGCCATGTTGCGCCGCCACGGTTACGACCCGATCTGGAAAGACTGGGATGGCGCGTTTCTGGACAAAAGTGCCGGACGTTGAGCCATGTCGCGCCCTGCTGTCGATTTTAATCTCTATGTGATCAGTGATCGCCTTCACTTGCCGGAAGGAAAGGATCTGCTCGGCCAGCTTGAGCAGGCGCTGCTCGGCGGAGTGCGCTGCGTGCAACTGCGGGAAAAAGATCTGTCGGCGGAAGAGTTGTTGCCCGTCGCCATCGAGCTGCGCCTGATGACCAGCGCCTTTAATGCCCGGCTGATTATCAACGACAAAGTCGATCTGGCGCGGACCGTTGCAGCGGACGGGGTCCATCTCGGCGGGCAGTCAATGACGGTGACTGAAGCGCGTCGCCACCTCGGCCCAGGCAAGCTGATCGGCGTTTCGACCCACACGCCGGAAGAAGTCGACCGCGCCGCAAGCCAGGGGGCTGATTTCGTCACCTTCGGCCCGGTCTACCCGACCCCCTCAAAACTCCCTTACGGTCAACCGCTCGGTCTCGACCCGCTACGCATGGTATGCGCCAGGCATGCGCTGCCGATCTTTGCCCTTGGTGGAGTCACTTCAGAACGGCTCGACGCGCTGCGTCATGCCGGTTGCCACCACGTTGCCTGCATCGGTGCCATCCTTCATGCCGACAACCCGGTCGTCAGCTCCCGCCAATTTATTGCGGCGCTGCACAGGGGGCACGATGTCCCCGTTTGCTGAGCTGGAAAAATTGATCGCCATGCGTATGCCCTTCGGTAAACACGCCGGAATGCGCCTCATCGATCTGCCGGAAACGTACGTGGTCTGGTTCGCGCAACAAGGATTTCCGGCCGGCGAACTCGGCGCTATGCTGCGTACCGTCTACGAGATCAAGCTCAACGGTCTGGAATACCTCTTCGATCCGCTGCGCGATCCCCCCGTTGTTGTGCAGGGCGACGCTCATGAAAAGTAATCTCGCCCTGATCGGCATGCCCGGCGCGGGAAAAAGCACCGTCGGCATTATTCTCGCCAAAACGCTGGCGAAAGGCTTTGTCGATACCGACATCCTCATCCAGCAAAATTGCGGTCGCTCGTTGCAGGCGATTCTCGACAGCGCAGGATATGGTGCCCTGCGCCGCGCTGAAGAGGAAGAAATCCTCCGCCTGAATGTTATCGATCATGTCATCGCCACCGGCGGGAGCGCGGTCTACAGCGCAACCGCCATGACCCATCTGGCCACTGCGTCAACGATCATCTTTCTCCAGGTCGATTTTGATGAAATTGTGCGGCGCATTCATAACTTTGATACGCGCGGCATTGCCCGCTCGGCAACACAGAGCTTTCGCGAGCTGTACGCAGAACGACAGATTCTGTATCGACGCTATGCGCAGCTGACCATTGACTGCGCCGGACTCAATCAGGAAGCGATCGTTGCAAAGATCGCCACAGCTTACGCGCAGCAGTGAGGATCTTCTCGCCGTTGACTGTTTTCTTTTAAAAAAGCACACTAAAAAAGGCGTCCGCAACGGACGCCTTTTTTATGCAACATGAGCTGAAAAGAATCATTAACCGCAGCGCAGCAGTTTCTTCCCATCCTGAAACAGAACCTCAATCTTTTTCGGCCCGGCAATCGCGACCACCTGACCCAGACCAAAAATTTTATGTCTGATCACATCTTTTCTTCTGAAAACACCGTCCATCGCGTAAGGCTGTGAATCGGCGTTCTCAATTTTAACTTGCAGTGTTTCCCATTCGTCACGTTCATCCGCCACCGGGTCTTTACGCCGCGAGGTCGTACCCTTGACCGTCGTGCCGGTGCTTTTTTGCCGCGGCACACCACGATATTTATGTTCTCCGCTACACACGTTGCATTTGACGCGTTCAACTTTTGCTTCAACCAGAGCGACAATGGTGTGATTGGTAATGTCTTTACATTTGGTACAGCGTGCATCGATAATATCACCGGCTGACTTTGTTTCACTCATCAATTTTTCTCCGCGTGAGGGCTCTGTCTACATTTCGCCGCGAGAGTGGGGGAATCCAGGCAGGGGGACGAGATAAGACGATTTTTGTTTTATGAATCAACACTATAACATTTTTTGGAATTTTTAGCAGGGAAATATTTTACATTCAAGCTCCGCGTTA
Protein-coding sequences here:
- the thiE gene encoding thiamine phosphate synthase encodes the protein MSRPAVDFNLYVISDRLHLPEGKDLLGQLEQALLGGVRCVQLREKDLSAEELLPVAIELRLMTSAFNARLIINDKVDLARTVAADGVHLGGQSMTVTEARRHLGPGKLIGVSTHTPEEVDRAASQGADFVTFGPVYPTPSKLPYGQPLGLDPLRMVCARHALPIFALGGVTSERLDALRHAGCHHVACIGAILHADNPVVSSRQFIAALHRGHDVPVC
- a CDS encoding DUF3820 family protein is translated as MSPFAELEKLIAMRMPFGKHAGMRLIDLPETYVVWFAQQGFPAGELGAMLRTVYEIKLNGLEYLFDPLRDPPVVVQGDAHEK
- a CDS encoding shikimate kinase, encoding MKSNLALIGMPGAGKSTVGIILAKTLAKGFVDTDILIQQNCGRSLQAILDSAGYGALRRAEEEEILRLNVIDHVIATGGSAVYSATAMTHLATASTIIFLQVDFDEIVRRIHNFDTRGIARSATQSFRELYAERQILYRRYAQLTIDCAGLNQEAIVAKIATAYAQQ